aatttccctttaacttctgattcatcaatatcagactttacagctacaaacttaacaggatttacctttggcttttgtttaacaactataggctcaatttctaaagtttctttattattcttatcatctccataacctaagccctctttccagttttcactacttaataaattctgagttgttctgccagagttagtccaagtcctaataatctctctttccttttctaactcagtttttagagattcattcattttaagcacttcatctctaacatagaaagcatcatctctatctttctgagtttgatggaacataactaactctttttctaaataatcattcctctttttataagcaagattttcagaagttaatctttcacatgttaaagtttgatctctataactaatgaacatggttttaagatatcttctcaactcagtaatatcatcagtatgaaaagcataggTTGTTTGAGGTgtctttaactcagcagcttcagaactgctatcagcatttgccatcaaggcatagttcacctcactttcagaatctgaagtgtctgtccaacttttcttctttgcgACAAtagtcttgcctttgtcactcttcactttcttgcaatcaggagatatatggtctttctcaccacagttgtagcatttgacatttgagtaatctcctctgtcagactttcttcctttgtcttcagattttctgaaacctttcttatcagaacttgcacctttcctggaaaacttctttccccttctgaatttcctgtatgcaatctttgtgatttcttttaccataagagcacacagcttcattatctcttcatcagggtccatctcagatagactttcagtttctgaatcctcatcactatcagaacttggtgactcagtatcagactttgtgatgagagcctttccttttcctttctttgagacaaccactttaggggattcctcctcagccttaagagcaactgtccttaactttctcccatgcctcttgcttctttgatccatctcaagttcatgggtcttgagcattccataaatttcgtcaagagtagtttcatcaagagcatagttgtctcttattgttgtggCCTTCagatcccaactttcaggaagagctaaaaggaatttgagattagtatcttcaagatcatattccttatccaccagtgacagatcattcaagagtttgacaaatctatcatataaaccagtcaatgactcatcaggttttgagtcaaagtgttcatactcttgagtgagtataatcctcttgttcttcttaattgaatcagtttcctgacatcttgtctccaaggcatcccatatctcttttgcagtcttgcagttaattaccctatttgacatgacattatcaatggcactgtgcagcaaatgtcttacctttgcaatagatgagatatcttcagctgtatattcacttttctcctttggtacagtctgtgttgactgatctgcaactataacagagagcttggttggcttgtgtggtccttcattaattctgtcaaggtattctagatcatAGCTTtaagaaacatagacatcctcaccttccatatgggatactcagaaggtttcagtatgggaaccctaatagtctcatatcgattatggatttgagtctttggagtttcttcagttttggtgggcttggttggagtttgtacttcttcagacataattgtttttggatctttactgtatgtatattaacaaattgctctgataccacttgttaggtcacacacactgtagaatggggttgaatacagtgtttactacaatcaaatcgaatataagaactcaggtaacagaaaatagattttattcaacacaataagctctgttacaaagaactgtcctctctcagtgatgaacaaattatcacgagagctgctagggttacaataataaactcgattatgaTAACGCTTATAGTGTAAAATCTATGCCTGTGTTTaaatactacacagttacaagataatcttctaattgatatcgaatacaattctgcttcctaatatatatcaatcagttatcttttcttccaagtattctattccttatagaattcttctccatgcatatttcttcttatgtttgtcttgatcttctttcctttcaatcagccgcctttcttatctgaacgtctccttaagtcctgatattatctcctgataacttaagttctgacaactttaagttctgatatcttaagttctgacttcagtataagtactgatttccggttaaatactgatttgccctgttaagtaagatctgaaaactaaacacaaatcataatagacatgacatcacaaatatatttaACATGACTGAATTAAGAGATAAAATGGAACATTATCCATTAACACTCCTCGACTATCTTAAAACACGTTTAAATTTATTAACTAACTATTTTCATATTTATGTTAGTTTAATATGTTTAAACTCAAATTAATGGTAAAATTTTATGTGTCACTGgcaaaaaaaattatgttagcTTGAGTCATGTTATATCAACCAAATACAGCTAATTATACCactattttgtttaattttattttaacctgGGATGATTACTATTTTATTGTAGACTGAATGAATAttatgtattattttgttttactttgatgacattatattgaccccgcaattttttttttcaattttttttttcattaTAGTCTGATCCAATAATATAATGTTTCGGCAGTGTGCATGCAACCCCTCTTTGTACGAAAGGTAGAATTAGTCAATTCAACTAATTTtgatatattttctttttatgaaacaataaatcaatttttataaataaaatttaattattttctagAATATTATTGTATCactaattatttaataactaatttaatttaattacttGATAAATCAAATGAAATATGttgaaaatatataatttttgCACATTTCTTTATTTTGCATTATTGGTCGATCATAAAAAACTTCGATATATCGAAGTAGATTTTGGCATTTTTTGTAATACAATGAAAATTATACGAGTTGTGGACGAAATTTTGTGTTAGCGgagaaaaaaaattatattttcataattttataatgaATATATATTACGTAATTTTAGGAAAATTTTGTGTTAACGGAGAAAAAATATCTCATTATAAATTATTCTTGAAATATAAAAACTAAATATATGCACCGCTTGATTCCACTTTTCATATATATAAACGTAACGAGGACAAATGCCTAAAAAACGGAAGTAGTTCATTAAATATAACAAAATTTATTTCAccttttttattaatttttatattaatttaatattcGAGAAATATAAAATCAAAAAATATGCACTACTTTGTTTCACTTTTCATATATTTAGATGCATAAAATAAAAAGGGACACACTTCGTTAAATTTAACAATAACTTAACttcctttatttttatttttttttaaattaatttaatatacttaaattaaattaataaaatttgaaaaatgTTTCTAAAAATTTAAGAAAATGAAAAAAGACTCGAAACTGGTACGGATAAGGGGAATCCGACTGTGTCACGGAGTTTGTTTAAAGCATGATGGCTGGGGAATTCTGTAATTTTTTTCATTCTTCTGAATTAGGGTTGGGTTTTACCTTTCCCGTACAATGCCATCTATTTGGTTTGGTTTACCCTGCTTTGATTTAACAAAGTTTCAACAGAAATTCAAAACACGTAGTTTATGTTCATGAacatatttttttttgaaaagcCATTGATTCATTAAAATGAAAAGCCTTCATTGTAGTAGAAGGCAAGCATTACAACGACAGGAAAGAAAACAAACAAGAAACTACTAAATCTGAAAACTGAAAACGAAACAGACTACTCAAAGCTTGCAAGGTTCTTACACTTGACTTGAGGACCATGTTTGTTTGCTTCAAATTTCAAAATGAAATTTAGGGTTACTAATAAATTAAAACTGAGCTTGTTCCAGAGCTTGACACCAAAACCACCAACACTTCACTTCTCTACCTTTATGCTTCTTCTACATTCTCTCGGACTTTGGGTTGGTTCCTGAAGTCTCTTGCTTTGGATTTTTCAAAGTACAGAACTTGAGGCCGTTGCTCAAGACTGAAGTAGATCTCAGAGATGCGCGCAACAAGTTAAGAGCCTGCACAAGTTAAGAGAATCAGTTGAGATCAATGTCTTCAATTACCTTCATACTCTCTGGTTATATATAAGTTTCTTTAGTTACCTCATTCATGCCAATGTTGATCACCTGTTCTTCAACATCACTAGGAGGCACTCTCAGTTTGTGGAGATACGTGAAGCAAGACATCGAAGATAAATGGGGTAACAACCAATTCATCTGTCACCATAAAATTTGTTGGCCCCCTTACAAATCCTCCTTTTAGCCTTAAATATGGACTTTGATCTATCAAATTTCTATACGCATGTGTAGAGTCCAAAGTTAAAGAGTACTCATAAAGTCCACCAGAAGTACTACTTGTTCGTTTTAAAAATTTAGTTGGCTTTGGATTTTCCTCAAGAGGGAATATGTGGTTGGAACAAAGGTAGTTCGGCAGCAATTTAGGATGAAGTATCATATCTTTAAGAAGCTGCGATTTTAAGTATTCACCAACATTCAACTCTGACACACTATGATGAATGTTTTCGATACTTAATGAACCGTGATCTTTAGTTAATAGACTAATAAGTTTTCCCAAAGGAACAGTGAGAAGACTGAAAAGAAAGTTTACAAAATCTTCTGAACTATGAGCCAACAATATCTTGCTGGTTGATTTCTGCACATATACTTTAATTTTCATGTTCTTGGCTCCATCAGTGCTCTCTGTCCGAATGGGATATTGAATAGTTTCAACTCGGGAACTAATTGATTTCTTGCCAAAAAAATATCTGACAAAGGAGTCTTTGACACGAATGAGGAATCAAGCAGATGGAGAATCTGTACATAATCAAGATACTAATAAGAAAAGGCTAGAAAGAACATATAATAAAATTAAGATCAATCACAAGCAAGATTTGTTAAAGTACTTCATTGGAACCAAGTTTCATTGTATTCTCTTCAAGTGCTGCAAAATCATTAATGCCGCAACTTTCAAGCATTCCAAGGGTGGAAGTTGGATTGTTAGGAATCACATGCAGATCATCACTAATAACAAAAGACGAAGTCTTGACAACAAAAACACCTTCTCCGTTGGCATCGAAATCTATTGCCTTTCTCATGAGTTTGGGACAAACTGGGCATTTTACAGTACTGCAAGTGTTCAAGTAAGTGTTGTAGTTAAAATTTTGAAAGCATAGAGACTCACAAATGAAGTACTGAATGGGCTTCATATCATCAATATTAATCTTAAGATTTCGACAATGTACTTCTGCTGAACTCCTTGTATTGAGCAGCTTCTCTTTGCATTCCTTGTCTCAAAATACAAGTCATCGAGATTCGTTACACTTCCATATAAATTGCTAAAGCTCCCAATATTCACCTTCTTCTGATGTGAAGGATCAGAGTGGTTAGCTATACGCCTGACTATTGTCCCCATGGGCAAAGTGAGAAAGCTAAACAGAATATCAGCAAAATCACTACTTGCTTCAGCAAAAACCACCTTTTTCTTCTGTCTATCTATCACTACTTTCAAGGGTATTTTTGTTTCTGCCATTTCAATATCGAAAGCTAGGTTAGGTCTGCTTCTTTTTGTGTTCACA
This sequence is a window from Apium graveolens cultivar Ventura chromosome 9, ASM990537v1, whole genome shotgun sequence. Protein-coding genes within it:
- the LOC141685009 gene encoding uncharacterized protein LOC141685009; amino-acid sequence: MAETKIPLKVVIDRQKKKVVFAEASSDFADILFSFLTLPMGTIVRRIANHSDPSHQKKPIQYFICESLCFQNFNYNTYLNTCSTVKCPVCPKLMRKAIDFDANGEGVFVVKTSSFVISDDLHVIPNNPTSTLGMLESCGINDFAALEENTMKLGSNEILHLLDSSFVSKTPLSDIFLKSTSKILLAHSSEDFVNFLFSLLTVPLGKLISLLTKDHGSLSIENIHHSVSELNVGEYLKSQLLKDMILHPKLLPNYLCSNHIFPLEENPKPTKFLKRTSSTSGGLYEYSLTLDSTHAYRNLIDQSPYLRLKGGFVRGPTNFMVTDELVVTPFIFDVLLHVSPQTESAS